A stretch of Polypterus senegalus isolate Bchr_013 chromosome 5, ASM1683550v1, whole genome shotgun sequence DNA encodes these proteins:
- the mafaa gene encoding transcription factor MafAa, with the protein MASDLSMNGEMPNSPLAIEYVNDFDLMKFEVKKEPPESERYCHRLPPGSLSSTPISTPCSSVPSSPSFCAPSPGALSNPNPSSGSSSNSNVSQNPANKPQLEDLYWIPNYQHHINPEALNLTPEDAVEALIGNPHHHHHHHQGYDGFRGQQFGGEELSATAVGHHHQVHHHHHHHAHHLRLEERFSDDQLVSMTVRELNRQLRGFSKEEVIRLKQKRRTLKNRGYAQSCRFKRVQQRHMLESEKCTLQSQVEQLKQDVARLAKERDLYKEKYEKLASRSFSREQPQGPPPKDFFM; encoded by the coding sequence ATGGCCTCGGACCTCAGTATGAACGGAGAAATGCCCAACAGTCCCCTTGCCATAGAGTACGTCAATGATTTCGACTTAATGAAGTTCGAGGTCAAGAAAGAACCCCCTGAATCGGAACGCTACTGCCACCGGTTGCCCCCTGGCTCTTTGTCTTCCACCCCTATCAGCACCCCGTGCTCCTCCGTGCCTTCCTCGCCCAGCTTTTGCGCGCCTAGCCCCGGGGCACTCTCCAACCCTAACCCAAgcagtggcagcagcagcaacagcaacgTAAGCCAGAACCCGGCCAACAAGCCTCAGCTAGAGGACCTCTATTGGATACCCAACTACCAGCACCACATCAACCCCGAGGCCCTGAACCTGACTCCAGAGGACGCGGTGGAGGCACTCATCGGCAACCCgcaccaccatcaccaccatcATCAGGGCTACGACGGCTTCAGGGGGCAGCAGTTCGGGGGTGAGGAACTCTCCGCCACAGCTGTCGGCCACCACCATCAGGtccaccaccatcatcatcatcacgcCCATCACCTGCGCCTTGAGGAGCGCTTCTCGGACGATCAGCTGGTCAGCATGACCGTACGGGAGCTCAACCGGCAGCTGCGGGGTTTTAGCAAAGAGGAGGTGATTCGCCTGAAACAGAAGAGGCGCACCCTGAAGAACCGGGGCTATGCACAGTCCTGCCGCTTCAAACGCGTCCAACAGAGACACATGCTAGAGAGCGAGAAATGTACCCTGCAGAGCCAGGTGGAGCAGCTCAAACAGGACGTGGCTCGGCTGGCCAAGGAACGggacctttacaaagagaagTACGAGAAACTGGCCAGTCGCAGCTTCAGCCGGGAGCAGCCACAGGGCCCCCCTCCCAAAGACTTCTTTATGTGA